One stretch of Lytechinus pictus isolate F3 Inbred unplaced genomic scaffold, Lp3.0 scaffold_267, whole genome shotgun sequence DNA includes these proteins:
- the LOC135159569 gene encoding uncharacterized protein LOC135159569, translating to MVPTPGTLLPSKTPSPLEKIRSAGPPAPSPPCPAARSRRVPLPARPARGKSKHGPWPPRHPAHPGQTPDAASDGAHPGDAASPGDPVSAGKNPPSGPPAPSPPSPAARSRWVPLPARPARGKSKAGPWPPRHPAHPGQTPDAASDGTHPGDPASPLDPLAAGRKTPPDKHRLQHASQCEIHTEGDTGRPDGAAAEGSGRPGQTEDGESDGAHRGEPAPSDDPVLAGNSPASGPPAPSPAVGRSDGQNLLPTPGWVSGGVGSACGALSARCVEICRSESSADARVGEREGRLGMRGAVGPLRRDLPVTISRHLLRG from the coding sequence atggtgCCCACCCCGGGGACCCTGCTTCCCTCGAAGACCCCGTCTCCGCTGGAAAAAATCCGGTCAGCGGGCCCCCCGGCTCCTTCCCCGCCGTGTCCAGCCGCCCGGTCGAGGAGGGTGCCGCTGCCGGCCCGACCCGCCCGTGGAAAATCGAAGCACGGGCCCTGGCCGCCCCGGCACCCGGCCCACCCCGGGCAAACCccggacgccgcgtccgatggtgCCCATCCCGGGGACGCTGCATCCCCGGGTGACCCCGTCTCCGCTGGAAAAAATCCGCCCAGCGGGCCCCCTGCTCCTTCCCCGCCGAGCCCAGCCGCCCGGTCGAGGTGGGTGCCGCTGCCGGCCCGACCCGCCCGTGGAAAATCGAAGGCCGGGCCCTGGCCGCCCCGGCACCCGGCCCACCCGGGGCAAACCccggacgccgcgtccgatggtACCCACCCCGGGGACCCTGCGTCCCCGCTTGACCCCCTGGCAGCAGGACGAAAGACCCCTCCCGATAAACACCGCTTACAACACGCAAGTCAATGCGAAATTCACACCGAGGGCGACACCGGACGACCCGACGGCGCAGCGGCGGAGGGCTCGGGCCGCCCTGGGCAAACCGAGGACGGCGAATCCGATGGTGCCCACCGCGGGGAGCCTGCGCCCTCGGACGACCCCGTTCTCGCGGGAAACAGTCCGGCGAGCGGACCCCCGGCCCCTTCCCCCGCTGTCGGCCGATCCGACGGTCAGAATCTCCTGCCGACTCCTGGCTGGGTGAGCGGGGGTGTCGGCTCGGCATGCGGGGCGCTgtcggcccgctgcgtcgagaTCTGCCGGTCGGAATCGTCTGCCGACGCCCGGGTGGGTGAGCGGGAGGGTCGGCTCGGCATGCGGGGCGCTgtcggcccgctgcgtcgagaTCTGCCCGTCACAATCTCCCGCCATCTCCTGCGTGGGTGA